TCAGAGTTTAACTTGCAAATTCTGAATCCTGCATCCCATCTTTTTAAAACCAAGGTACTGTAATAGATAAACTGGCACTACTTTTGACTACTAATGGTCATAATGCAGCTTTCTACCAAGTTACTTTAATAATCAGTTTATAGTTagcattgttttagtttgtctTTTCACAATGTCATTTCAAGGAAGGTAAATGTTACTGTAAACCACCTGGTTCAAGCTAAATCCTAAGCAAAAACTGCCAGTTTCAAAGCACGGCTAACCCTCACACCATACTACTGAGAACCACATACATTCCAGGAGTCAAATCATGAGTCAAAGGGAATAAAATACaccaaaagaaaatacaaaacaccTGAATAGAAACGAGTAGAAAGCCACATAAAAGCACATGGCAAAAGTATCCTCTGCACTGCTGAAAagataaaatatcaaaagttacaGTATCGAGCCATTTTGTCAAGTTGTTCACTTTATCTTAGGCCGTCTATACCTTGTTGTGTGTTATGGAAAATTGCAGGAAATAATAGTCTAAACATTTCACAGAGAGTGAAAATATGTCAGTGAAATGCAATGTAGTCCTCTCAAGAAAACGATCAACTAAAGTCTAACTACAGTTTTCGCAAGTGGCCTTTCATACAGAAAACCTTTCCAACGTTTGAATGCACATAGAACCCACTGAGCCATGACACATGTACCATCCATAAAAACACTACCTGCTACGCTGGACACTGACAGGGCGGGATGGATACAAGCAATATGGTAATAGATCTTTACCGAGGTAAGTTCTGCCATCTATATGATCACTATTCTGTCAGATGAAACCTAAAATTTAGTAAATTCATACCGCtgacagttatttatttttttacagtttacgTGCTTCAAAAGGATTTTGTAGACCTAAGTGTCACAAAGATTGTAAATGTTGAGTTCAagtaaaaacatacaaattatCAAAATTACATTTAGAGGTGTTTTTGTTTGCGTTTCCTGCAACAGCAGTAGTTTGCTACAGTGGATAAGGTTAAAGAGAATGTGGCTGTTTTGGATCTAAGGAGGGATTTCATCTCGACTTAACCATGgaccaaaagaacaaaaaataaacatccaCTGGTTGACACAATGAGTAATGTTCAAAAGAAAGATCTATTCCATTCTTTTCTCTGTGGGGGTGCTCATAcaattaccacacacacacacacacacacacacacacacacacactcttcaatgtatctgcacacacatactgtactttacaCATTGTGAGTGGAGTGTAAACATACATATCTGTGcatgtatgtgcacacacaaccacacacacacacaacttaggCTGGTGAGAggtaaaaaatgtgtgtttcttgttgtttttccgAAGTTCAGTTCTTTTCAGCTACCTGCTCCGTCTCCTCTCCTTCACCCTCGCCTTCTCCCTGGGCGTCTGACATCCACAGCTGCAATAAAGCAAAGGATGCTGGGATAAGTGTACACCAAGAACCACAGTaaacaaaaaccaaaccaaaaaactCTGCATCTCAAAGATGTAAGTACTAGAGTTTGACGAGTGATGAGAAACTCAACCAaaccagtacagagataagaGAGAGCCGGAAAGTGAAAGTATAAGACAACGCTGACATGCAGGAAGATGAAGACGAGACACTCACTGTCAGATTGTCACGAAGCAGCTGCATGATCAAGGTGCTGTCTTTGTAGGATTCACCGTTGAGGGAGTCCAGCATGGTAATGGCTTCGTCAAAGGCCTGGACGAGACAGAAACAGCCATCAGTGCTTCCAAATACCAGTGTGTAGGTTTCCAAATAGGATTGTAAATACACCGACATGAGGATTTAAATACATTCTTACAGGGCAAACATGAAAAGACAATGACttgaataagaaaaaaaatgaaaaaacagcaaacagccATTTATATCgttcaataaaaaaagggtACATTTGAAAAGTTGTGAAAAGTTACAAGACCATAACAATCCACAACATACAGCATTGAGTTAAATGTAGCaggccaacaacaacaactcaggGCTCTCCAAGATTTTTGAGAATGATGGAGGAAGTAAACTTGCctgcacaaaataaatgtttaacagAAATACACATTTGAAACACAGGTTCTTCTCATTGTTATAACACTTATGGTGGCACAGCACCATAGCTCCAATCTTTGGGGACAACCTTAAAACTGATGCTACGACAGTGTATGCTTAATTGGGTTATTTTTTCAGTACACCTGCCCTTTATAATTCAACAATGAAAGGTCTGTTAGGATAGGGGAACGTGTTAACAGGTCCTTAGACAATATTTAGGTCTTAAGATCTAAACATAAAAGCACATATGGCTACACATAAAGCAATACTAGGTCTTATAGTATGTTCTGGTTTAAATTATGCTCATTTAATTGAAACAATGCACTGCCTACACCGTGCATTGTTACACCCACACTACTGCACCGTCTATTAGTCACAGGAGAGAAATATATTTTGTGATATATTTCAGTTAACCAGCAGATAGTAGCCCGTAGCACACAGTCTATAACATGTTACCACCTTTGGCTAGTTCACCAGCTGGCTGTGTGGGGGTAGTAGCTTGATTGAGTATGCTGATTGAGAAGTTAACACATACAATGACACATTGTATCTATTTGAGAATTGATTTATCTGGCAAATTATTGGATTACGTCTGTTCCGGTTAATTCCCATGGAATTTTTCTACCTTGACTATTCTTGGAATTTTGTAAACCAATGAGCAGCACCTGTACTTTTGCTACTATGAGAAGTTAAAACTTGCGGTGAAAAAGGCCTGTAGCATTCCTCTCGTATCcaacccccatactggatggaCACTGTGACTGGAGCAAGTTTCAGTCAAACACCAAAATGAACACCTCTGCTTTTAAGTAAACTCATTTGTTACAAACCAACAGAACCATGTTAACCTCATACATTTCACCAGATTGAGGACAATTCATCTTTTAGGAGGGCAAAACCAAATGGAACTAGaaccaaaaagaaacaaatcacTAATGTGAGAAGAGGACGGTTCTTACCGCCTTGGCCAGTTTGCAGGCCTCCTCGGGTGAGTTGACGATCTCGTAGTAGAAGACAGAGAAGTTAAGAGCGAGGCCTAGGCGGATGGGATGTGTAGGCTGCATTTCCTTGGTGCTGATATCCAAGGCCTGCTGGTAGGCAGCTCGTGAACTATTGATGATTTCTGCACATAGGAAGATAGACCAATCAGGAAGCAGATTTTTCAAATGGGAAAATCAATCTCTTGAGGTTTGTTCACATTACTTTGTAACTGTGACCAGGATAGAAGTACACTCCAATGTGCACCATTTGTGTATGCATGATGTTATGTTCCTGCTCCTCAAGCTGCATTATCCAGTGGTTTTCCGCAGGGTGGTACAGCGGTGTGAGTGTCACTGAAACAACCATTTCTGACAAGACAAAGCAACTGTGCTTTGGCAAGCATtcagctgttacacaaactcctgGGCAGCTCAgggtttgtgttttaattttttttccctcatagTGTTATAGATAAAACGTTGTTGTGGCAGCGACAGAGGCAGTGCCGTTTTCTGTACGAGACTCTCATACCGCCTCAAAACCGACTGATCGCTAGTTACNNNNNNNNNNACCAAATTATCGCCGAAGGCCGCTGCGGCACCCACCGCCACAGCCTAACCTCACTACGCCCATTCAAAATGAAGGGAAAGACCTGCGTTTTCGCAGCACCATTTATAAATGAAAATATCAATTACGGTACCCCTCACTGTTTTTGTCCCAACAGTTTActtatattcagtttactgtcacataaAAAAAGTAGCAAATTCCCCTATGCGAGAAGCTGAAGCCCATGAATGTATAGCATTTTTACTAGAAAACTACATTCATTTTCTCTTCGCCAAAAATCATTTGGTGCTTTGGCCACCATTTTACAGCTAAGAAAGATAAGTTATTTCACCAACATGGCTGACAAATAGCAGAAAATAAAACCCCCTACATTCTTAAAATCAAAGAAATATATTGTGCATTGTCGGGGTAAAGCCTTTGAAAAATAGAATAATTTCTAGAAGATCTATATCTTGTCAGTGTGTCAGTTTTCTAGCCACAAACACCTGAAGTAAGTGTGGTTTTATCTTAAAGACAATTTTTAAGGACCATTAGTTAGCACACATTCGTCCCATCCATCCAACAGAGGTGCAACAGCCTATCGCCTTAGAAACAATCTGCTATGGATCGCATAGCAGTGTGCGTTTTTAACTGTAGCACCATTTAAATCTTTGTGTTTGAAAAGGTCTGGTGCACTGCTGCATGAACCCTGAGCACAACCTCCCTGTGCTGTGCGacaaggccctgacacaccaatcCGATAATCGGCAGAtagacagtctggcgaggtcggtgactcgagtctgtttggtTCCGTGCCGTAGTCCGGAGGGGCCTGACATGCTCAGTTAGAAGGCGGGGACTGCAAGCAGTCTGACTCAAGTgaacaatctgattggtggagcaCTAACCCGGAAATGACAAGCGAGATGAGCGTGAATAGAGTCTCTCAAAGTCTGACAAAagtcttttaaactgacctttgtcgatttgaaatgaagacagattcagcaactgcgttgcctatttctcgcttaaaatgttttcagaaacacgttacGGTGaaatattttagtaaaatatgagattgtattctgaacagtctggctttgaattcccagagaaaccagacccatATGACGTATTCATTCAATCAGCTGCAGTCAGCATCGCTTTGGTatgttccgaggcacttttttggCCAacttgaagggggggggggggggggggggggagtcagtCCAACTGCCAGTCAGCCGTCGGGTGGGTGTGTCACAGGGCCTTTACTCAccctcctttttttctccagtgGCCACCTCAGCCAGGTAGCGGTAGTAGTCCCCCTTCATCTTCAGATAGAAGACACTGCTGTCAGCAGGCTTAGCATTGGGGATCAGATGTTTGTCGAGCAGGTCCTACAAGTGAAGGTGTGCAACATTAGTGTTGAAATGTGTGGAATTAAACACAGAACTGCCCTAGTAGTTACAAGTCAGTTCAAAACGTACTACAGAACTGTATCTGATAGCGCCACAATATTGTTCAACAGTGTTCATAATGTTCAACCCTTCTTTTGGAAATTCAAACCAAGCCAGTACACGTCATGTTATGACAATTCAGGTACTACTTAGGTCACAACCCGCGAGCAATGCATAGAAATTACCTTTAGCGCTAGAAATGGGTGGGGCTTTGCATGTCATATTCAGTGAACAGCGAACATCACATTTCAAGgagaaaacatttcttttttttcatatcatTTAAAAGATATGAAAAAATGTGcaggtctggaaacctgcacatttaattctcttgcttcagttcacaattttgcgggaaccaatcacaaactggcgtATCTACCTGCcgcgctattggcgggtttaacacgatgacgatagagaagcgaccaagcaacTTCTTGTTTTCAACCTAGCGGCCACCATCCAAACCCCGCCAAAGCACAGCAACCCGTTAATGGCGCAGTCGCTTCTACATGACccagatcgttggtctgattggttgacggACTATCCAATTACGTTTGTCACatctcttgtgcagagaaaatacagagcagactccacAGAataatgctcaatctcaaatctactgAGCTTGGCAATAGCCAGACTGCCCAGTAACCGCACTTAACTGCAGACAGGAAAGGTGTGTTGCGGTCTCAAGAGAAAGAGCGGGCGGCAGTGCtgaatttattaaacaaatttaTTTTCATACTCTTACACTGGGTTTATACAGGACGTTTAGTTGCAGTATCACGATTGGCCACTTGGACAAATTGGCAGCTTGTTTAACTGTTCGCAACATGTCTAGCTCTATACATCCATGCCCAGGCCAGATGCACTGAATGCAGGTTGCTGCagtagtggtggtggtgtgcACGCACGAACACACACATAACTATAGTTACAGTCACTGTTTATTTCCACATAACATTTTAATATCCAAGTGGAGTACTTCCTTTGAATACTTGGTTCTCACCTTTTGTCCCTCCCTCAACCAGAGATCATTTAAGTTCCCACTTCTAACCATCTTCTCCATGCCACCTCctgaatttgttttgtttcccatCCATCAATCTCGATTTAAAGTATTTACTCACCACTTCCTTCCACCCCTCCACTCACTTCTCCCTCCCATTGTCTCTGCTTCTTACCAGTACTTCCTTGCAGATGTCGTTCAGCTCCTTCTCAATCGTCTCTTTGTACTCCTTGGCCAGTGCACTCTTTGCGTCATTATCTTTTGACTTCTGCTCCATGCTGTACACCACCCTCCAAGAGGACCTCCTAGCCCCCACCACATTCTTGTAGGCAACGGAGAGCAGGTTGCGCTCTTCGTTGCTGAGCTCCGTGCCCTCCTCTGTGACCGCCTTCATGGCTGCGGCCATGTCATCATAGCGCTCAGCCTGTTCAGCCAGTTTGGCTTGCTGTATCAGGTCCTCCTTTTCTGCCATGGCTCCTGAGTGGGCTGAGGAAGGAAGGCCAGAGGAGAGGTGGTCGGGAAGGACAAAACAAGGGAGACACGAGAAGGATTAGGAAGACAGAAGAGAGTGGTGGGGGAGGGCAAGTGCAAGGAGAGAAATAAAGGAGCAAcatgggggggaagggggggggattCGATTATTTAACTTGTATGGAGGACTACAGTGCATGTAAAGATGTCCCTAGTGCGTAACCTAATTTCTCAGTTTCTGGTATACATGTAGCATACATGAAGATGTACACAATGAATAGCAATCAGTCAACAGGGGGTATATACTTTGACTAGTGCTCTACATTTTTTGGTGAATAGTACATGGACAAAAGTCCATAAAACATTTGGTACATTGGTCAAGATGGCTTGCGTAACATTATGTATCAcatattcataatattttgtgcTATGACCTATGAGTGTCTCTCACAATGCTTGCATTTTTCTCAATAGCAAGTGTGTCTTTGGTCTGTGCACACCAGCTTTTTAAAAGAGTTTGGGGATTTAAACCAGCTTGACTCATCTGCACTCTTGATTTATAATGGTGACTAAATTGACTTGGTATCCAAGTCAGAAAGTGTTCAGAGGTTTTACTTCAGAAATAGACTTTCTCCGGACTGATTcaagaaagaaattaacaaaCACCTTAAAAAACGTATGGTCACAGTAGAGCCACAATATGGAAAACAGAAAGTTCCATTATGGTTGCAGCAAATTATCATTTTCATCCTCCATCACACTATTTTACGTTGCTTTATTTACAAAATCCATCCAGTTCATTAATCTGTGGATTACTTCTTGATTAACTATCTGGGCTTTGCAATCTAATAAAAAAGGTAATACAAGATGTTGTGaaatactgaaaaataaaaatcctttCCCAGAGCTCAAGGTGACCTATTCAAGATGTGGTTAGCTGCaactaattattttcataaatcAATGTTTCAATCATCAATTAATCTGCAGACTATTTTTCTTGAGTAGAGAAAAGAACCCTTTTGCATTTAGGCttgataaatacaaataattaaccgcatgtaaaaaaaacaaaaaaaaaaacacttgcagatacattttctgtcaaCCCCATTACTCAATCCATCGCTTAATCAATTAGTATGTTACATAGTTTTAAAACTAGTTTAGCTGATCAGACCCCCAATGACACCAAAgttactagctagctaagtagGCTACTTCCTAGCTACGATATTTTACGATACCCTTGCTTCATCAGATAACTGCAGGACTGTTGCAGTGCATAAACAATTCAATAATTTGCAGATTACTACTTACTAGCTGCCTTGAACAAACGCAGAAACACAAAACCGTGAACACGTTTCAAAAAATCTCACGATCAGTGAGTCAGATTTGCAAGCACGGACACACCTGCACCCTTCTGAGGAATGTCGGCCACCCAGTTTCacgtctctcacacacacacacacacacacacacacgcacgcacgcacgcgcgcgcgaacacacacacacactcacctgccCATCGAGCTCGTACTCTGTGCGGCATGCATACAAACGAAAAAGAAATACCCTTGCTATATGTTTTGGCTTTAATATTGTCagtgtgaaatgtgaaaaatgctTAACAGCGCTGCGGATGGACAGACAAACCACGATGATGGTGTCACCGACTCGGTTTAACCGGAATAAAAGGAGCCTAGCTAGCTTAGTTCAGTCCAAAGTGAACGCCCTTTTTCGCTTCCCGGAAAACAACCCACAGTCGTTGGTTTTACGAGCATTCAGCATGAATTGTTTTAGGTTGTTTCGTTTATAAAAGCTAATGTGGTAACGTTACACCCGAAAGCTGCCTTCTAAACACAGCGTGTAAAATAAATAGATGGGTTAAAGTGCAGTAAACGCTTCCCATTCAGTATGCTCCGAACAATGACTGAGCAACGGCGCATCACTGGTTTCCTCTTACGCCCAAACGATTCAAGCAGGATTAAAAGAATCCCCATAACACACGAAGCAAATGTAACGATTTCCCATCGAAAATGCTACCGACTATCATTGGCGAATAAATATGAACTAACCTGCGAGTGTCGTTAGACGATGTTGTTCCTGATTCCCGGCCGCACAGCTGATGATCTCTCCCGCTCATCCACGGGGTTTCCCTTCAATCAAAGACACAGCAGCAGGGTCGCACTGGGACGGATGACGTCAGACTCGGGTTGCTAGGGCAACCCAATTTAGAGGAAACCAAAGCCATGGAAACTCAGTCGGTGgacaatttctctttttttttctcaaagtttCCTTACCATATATAACAAGCATCACATAACCTAATGATATTCAAATTCATAGTCTCAATTAAGTTAACAATGCGTTTAGAACACAACATTTGTGTCGGTCTTCATTTGGTTCAATGCCTCTTTTATTCTCTGCTTGTAAAATCCCATAACTGTAAATCTTCAAGGTTTGGATGTTTATTACAGGCCTACATGcattggttttgctgttgtatgaatgtaaaaaaaaaatacatatccAATGGACTTTTGTCCAACAACATCCGCAAAGAATCATGGGATATGTAGTTGATTTAGTTCTACCTTAGGTAGGTTGTGACAAGGTTTTCAAATGTTACTGCTTAATGTAGTAGTAGATAGTGTGTTGGACAGAAAACATTAttctgttccagcttctcagaaagaattatgaagaaaaaaatgaacagaGTCTCACTGGGAAGTGGGGCGTGACTCGAAGCGGCTCAGCCCTCTTATTTTATCTACCGTACAAGCAAAGAGGTTAGGCTACTCTTTGGCACAAGTAGCTGTCAGTTGCTATGGAAACTGGGCATATAGGTCATTATTTTGAATTCAGTTTCTCTATCACCacaagtgaaaaataaattaaaaaatgtccatttaTGACAACACTTAGCTAATACTAGCAAGATAACATTTGATTACTATTAATAAATGAGCATTACTATGGAAGTACTGTTAAATGGTGATGTTGACCTACTAAGCATCTGTCAGTAAGGTAGCCTATCAGGCTGTGCCGTCATAAATCTACTGAGCCCTCTTTGAATCAAACCCTTGCCCAGGCAAAGAGATGATACTCAGCTGCTAAAACAGGCTTCCCAGTGAATGTAGCCTACATTGTATCTGCTTGATAGGCAGTTTCATGTCCCCCTCAGTGGTCTAGCCACCATCCATGTTTATCTAATTGCACTAGTCTTACAAATAGCCAGTTAGTTCCTCTGCACAGATCCTGTCCCGCGACCTGTCCTACACATTTTTTCTAACCTTATTTCTGACACATTTATAACAACATACAGCGAAGGTAGATGCAATATATACCTGACTGAAAGTGATGCTCTCCCAAAAATCTTCTCCTAACAAAAGATGATAAAGTAAGAGGGGCCCTGGAAGCTCACCAAGTGCCTACCtcaaaaacagcaagaaaaGAAGAATACATCATTTAAACCAGAATACTAGAAGTATAATCAGCTACTCCAGCAGTAACATGCTCAATGAGACAATCAGGGTTTGCCTTGATTCACTaacatgtgtgtggtgtttcaGAACCCTGAgatgtttttctaaaaataaaattcataaTTTGGTCTTAATTACCCTTACATGTTTTAAGACACTGTCACATAATGCCAAAAACCCAGTGTTTCATTATCACCAGTACAATGAGAGCAGTCTGGTTTCCCAGTTGTTTTCATCTCTTCAGACTGAGATATGTGCCTGGAAATAGATGATCTATAGCCAGGGGGAATCTAATTAATTCTTTCACCTAATTTGgccaattaattattttttgcgCAATGCTTCTCTTTTTCCCATCAGTCCGTCTGTGCCTAAATCCAAACAGACAGGCTATAACACACAAAAGTAAGCTAgcagctgtgttgttttttttaattcacaagTTTACAGATGggaaaggaggaggtgagttgtgtgtgtggagacaGAGGAACAGTGCTATGACTCATTTAGTCAGGCTGCTCAAaccattaaagaaaaaacaagcacagcactggctttgtttttctgttctttagaataaaagggaaaacaagTTGTTTCTCGTTTTGTGACCTTCTACAAGAGACAGTGTGAATACAAGGCGAACTTGTTACACCACTAAATGCAGCGCTGTAGTGATTTATTGACTTTACAGTACAGCTTTTCAGTCACTAAGTCTGAGCTGAACTAATGCATCTGTCACAGCTGGAGAAAAGGGAGCATAGAAAATGACGGATTTTTGTGACAAGAGTCAAAGACATCACTTTTAGCTGGTCGAGTGACTACGGTTTTAGACAGGactcattgtttttgttaattaacagtgctgctgctgtcaTTGTCACCAAGTCATTTCCGGGTGTCAGCAGTTTGGCTGATACAAGGCTTTTATGACGGCCGTTATCAGGTTCCACATCGCACCACCGATATGTTTCATTCAAATTTGAATAGCCGTTACATATTCGACATTGGTATTCTTATCTGCATcaaagtcttgtttttttcatgcatAACACTTTCCCTTTTCAAAAtgctttgattttttaaatattttcagtaTATAATTTTTCGGTTGAAGTTTGAgttgttaatgttaatttttttttttcccctgttcTTAATTGTTTATTATAACCCAATATCATCATCTGTGTTTTGCAGTTTAACCCAGAAAGAAACCCCAAAAGCCACACGCCTCCACAATGTAAAGGTTGTGTTTAAGTTTGTGATAACGTGTAGATTATGAAAATTGCCACCTGGGATGACGTCCAAGTCAGCTGTCAGTTACTCTCTCCTAGTCTTCCTTTCTCTCACTTGCTGCCATAATGGTATAGCTCCTGATGGACTAAAATACAATAT
Above is a window of Etheostoma spectabile isolate EspeVRDwgs_2016 chromosome 14, UIUC_Espe_1.0, whole genome shotgun sequence DNA encoding:
- the LOC116702182 gene encoding 14-3-3-like protein, which produces MAEKEDLIQQAKLAEQAERYDDMAAAMKAVTEEGTELSNEERNLLSVAYKNVVGARRSSWRVVYSMEQKSKDNDAKSALAKEYKETIEKELNDICKEVLDLLDKHLIPNAKPADSSVFYLKMKGDYYRYLAEVATGEKKEEIINSSRAAYQQALDISTKEMQPTHPIRLGLALNFSVFYYEIVNSPEEACKLAKAAFDEAITMLDSLNGESYKDSTLIMQLLRDNLTLWMSDAQGEGEGEGEETEQVAEKN